A stretch of Besnoitia besnoiti strain Bb-Ger1 chromosome V, whole genome shotgun sequence DNA encodes these proteins:
- a CDS encoding hypothetical protein (encoded by transcript BESB_063620) translates to MRGAKGSPLLSLAQDPLPQARGDLRSWTLAAAAAGPVGALRRAPGSGARGGSWGEFLCGSSSDGGDVLVLFVGAGEAARRDSQARGARDATAHEEEKAAAAGGGEARSQLASEASAAEASARQAMQAQAAMDTVNFLYMLHCKLVRIVDLREPRNSFLLQYLRHAYRARAWQRTRERSFGRYTSAERGGEPQDASELEGEAAAATELEDAPDSDPALSVVDRATGSEELLFGWEQIRDFFLARLALKARRMARAQQEEFLGLAGLVEGLSVSPSNATQAVKAPQQPSGLPAVGHPLLKHWWDPLGLSFDLYVQAACGSECPATQQVLTALSKTGLSEVVRIHECGKPTANIPPVIGPGGLSVLPALGIGNRLIYGVDQIARFLHALGSFVPTPKLLRNALKASERPLSSTDDVNVSTGGAGFPESLAVDESSADDETRDVWPSPGDAKARERSVLRLPPGLDDATLVCNTLNLASCQTLLDWLTARGLFNQVKKNFVTQTGPVQYGKTSLKKDMFDPLLVREGVILAQGLVGIPARIAAAFVAADVQSWSCAPVVVEAFLVRGRPTTQEAERIVAAMARKGMGKRVRIKTFRLPQRLAIGGLLYPIPLVVVPGIAQFVGLDEVKVFVAALGQVVDSIP, encoded by the exons ATGCGAGGCGCTAAAGGTTCTCCTCTTTTGTCCCTTGCGCAGGATCCtctcccgcaggcgcgcggagacctccGCAGCTGGACtcttgccgccgccgcggcggggcctgtaggcgcgctgcggagggcgccgggtagcggcgcgcgcggcggatcGTGGGGGGAGTTTCTGTGCGGAAGCAGTTCAGACGGCGGGGATGTCCTCGTTCTCTTCGTGGGAGCCGGCGAAGCAGCCCGAAGGGACAGCCAAGCCCGTGGCGCGCGCGATGCGACCGCgcacgaagaggagaaggccgccgcagcaggggggggcgaggcccGGTCGCAGCTGGCCTCCGAAGCCTCAGCCGCAGAGGCATCCGCCAGGCAAGCGATGCAGGCTCAAGCCGCGATGGACACTGTGAATTTTCTCTACATGCTGCACTGCAAGCTCGTGCGGATTGTGGATCTGAGGGAGCCGCGGAACAGTTTCCTTCTGCAGTATCTTCGGCACGCCtaccgcgcccgcgcgtggCAGCGGACACGCGAACGCAGTTTTGGAAGGTACACCTCCGCTgaacgaggaggcgagccgcaggacgcgagcgagcttgagggcgaagcggcggccgccacggAGCTGGAGGACGCCCCAGACAGCGACCCGGCCTTGTCTGTTGTGGATCGCGCGACTGGCTCCGAGGAGCTCTTGTTCGGGTGGGAGCAGATTCGGGACTTTTTTCTGGCGCGACTCGCTCTCAAGGCGCGGCGCATGGCCCGCGCGCAACAGGAGGAGTTCTTGGGGCTCGCCGGGCTCGTCGAGGGCTTGTCCGTGTCGCCGTCGAACGCCACGCAGGCCgtgaaggcgccgcagcagccgtcAGGCTTGCCGGCGGTTGGGCATCCACTTCTCAAGCACTGGTGGGATCCTCTGGGCCTGAGCTTCGACTTGTACGTTCAGGCCGCGTGCGGAAGCGAGTGCCCAGCTACGCAGCAGGTTCTCACAGCTCTGAGCAAGACGGGGCTCTCCGAAGTTGTCAGGATCCACGAGTGTGGGAAGCCAACGGCAAATATCCCCCCA GTCATCGGCCCCGGCGGTCTTTCAGTGCTGCCGGCCTTGGGCATTGGTAATCGGCTTATATACGGGGTGGATCAAATCGCCCGCTTTCTTCACGCCCTTGGGTCTTTTGTTCCGACGCCAAAGTTGCTTCGCAACGCCCTGAAAGCGTCTGAAAGGCCTCTGAGTTCTACAGACGACGTCAACGTGTCCACGGGCGGCGCTGGCTTTCCCGAGTCGCTTGCGGTCGACGAGAGTAGTGCAGATGACGAAACTCGAGACGTCTGGCCTTCTCCCGGTGATGCAAAGGCCAGAGAACGTTCGGTTCTCCGCTTGCCTCCGGGGCTGGATGACGCGACGCTTGTGTGCAACACCTTGAATCTGGCTTCCTGTCAAA CGTTGCTGGACTGGCTGACCGCGCGCGGACTGTTCAACCAAGTGAAGAAAAACTTCGTCACGCAGACAGGGCCTGTGCAATACGGGAAAACTTCTCTGAAGAAAGACATGTTCGACCCCCTGCTCGTCAGAGAAGGCGTCATTCTGGCGCAAG GGCTTGTGGGTATTCCCGCGCGAATCGCTGCCGCCTTTGTTGCAGCGGATGTCCAGAGTTGGAGTTGCGCCCCGGTGGTTGTGGAGGCGTTCCTGGTTCGGGGACGGCCGACGActcaggaggcggagaggatCGTAGCCGCCATGGCGAGGAAAG GTATGGGCAAACGAGTTAGGATCAAAACTTTTCGTCTCCCCCAGCGGCTCGCGATTGGCGGATTGCTGTACCCCATCCCTCTCGTGGTTGTACCCGGGATCGCGCAGTTTGTTGGCTTGGATGAAGTGAAGGTCTTCGTTGCCGCTCTGGGGCAAGTCGTGGATTCGATACCTTGA
- a CDS encoding variable surface lipoprotein (encoded by transcript BESB_063640) encodes MASVKAADLTSTVGRKRHLRLLFLVLLGVFLLTSASLKAQAGEDDGADSTASPPEDDSEDVSVEENPTDELGALAEDNWSSILGAVNIEPETGKTDSPKPTRATTSPTPTAAATPPKPPATPPNPSTTPPKPPATPHKPPATPPKPPATPPNPSTTPPKPAATPPKPPATPPEPPATPPKPPATPPKSPATPPNPSTTPPKPPATPPKPPATPPNPSTTPPKPPATPHKPPATPPKPPATPPNPSTTPPKPPATPHKPPATPPKPPATPPNPSTTPPKPAATPPKPPATPPKPPATPPKPPATPPKPSTTPPKPSATPPNPSTTPPKPPATPPKPPATPPKPSTTPPKPPATPPNPSTTPPKPPATPPKPPATPSARDAARPRAPKSQPPLPTLANLLGESPMPSRNGAADNKTGALLEQLVSMLQEADDLSGLAYEEQVEEDEDEVLAETIIHGTKKKTVPRIRTAVDELVDEIEKEKIRKMAKTQRQYRVLLDRKAARDKRAAAAATPLPEYFKKLAEAAAQHHRALEQARRQSRAGKPQSVAQARMQKRARRREQKNKLITWRDMQFSQVVRTPPQRKEHIASTRRESKDLEKMLDDDIDLSEWGFADDDGANQSSSAEKPVKRDSE; translated from the exons ATGGCATCCGTTAAGGCGGCGGATCTCACGTCCACTGTGGGCCGAAAAAGGCATCTTCGCCTCTTGTTTCTGGTTCTGCTGGGAGTGTTTCTCCTaacctccgcctctctgaaGGCTCAAGCCGGCGAAGATGATGGCGCGGACAGCACCGCGAGCCCCCCTGAGGACGACTCTGAAGACGTCTCTGTCGAGGAGAATCCGACGGACGAGCTAGGAGCTCTTGCTGAGGACAACTGGAGCAGCATTCTTGGAGCGGTCAATATCGAACCCGAGACTGGGAAGACCGACTCGCCGAAGCCGACTCGAGCCACGACGTCACCGACGCCgactgcggccgcgacgccgcccaagccacctgcgacgccgcccaaCCCATCCACGACCCCGCCAAAGCCACCTGCGACGCCACACAAGCCACCGGCGACCCCGCCCAAGCcacctgcgacgccgcccaaCCCATCCACGACCCCGCCCAAGccagctgcgacgccgcccaaGCCACCCGCGACCCCGCCCGAGCCACCGGCGACCCCGCCCAAGCCACCGGCGACCCCGCCCAAGTcacctgcgacgccgcccaaCCCATCCACGACCCCGCCAAAGCcacctgcgacgccgcccaagccacctgcgacgccgcccaaCCCATCCACGACCCCGCCAAAGCCACCTGCGACGCCACACAAGCCACCCGCGACCCCGCCCAAGCcacctgcgacgccgcccaaCCCATCCACGACCCCGCCCAAGCCACCTGCGACGCCACACAAGCCACCCGCGACCCCGCCCAAGCcacctgcgacgccgcccaaCCCATCCACGACCCCGCCCAAGccagctgcgacgccgcccaaGCCACCCGCGACCCCGCCCAAGCCACCGGCGACCCCGCCCAAGCcacctgcgacgccgcccaaGCCATCCACGACCCCGCCCAAGCCatctgcgacgccgcccaaCCCATCCACGACCCCGCCCAAGCcaccggcgacgccgcccaagccaccggcgacgccgcccaaGCCATCCACGACCCCGCCCAAGCcaccggcgacgccgcccaaCCCATCCACGACCCCGCCCAAGCCACCCGCGACCCCGCCCAAGCCACCCGCGACGCCGTCAGCGCGAGATGCAGCAAGGCCCcgggcgccgaagagccAGCCGCCTCTTCCGACTCTGGCGAATCTTTTGGGTGAATCTCCGATGCCCTCTCGGAACGGCGCGGCAGATAACAAGACCGGCGCTCTGCTGGAGCAGCTTGTTTCCATGCTGCAAGAA GCAGATGACCTCTCTGGGCTCGCGTACGAGGAACAagtcgaggaagacgaggacgaggtgCTGGCTGAGACCATCATCCACGGCACCAAGAAAAAGACCGTGCCACGCATAAGGACAG CCGTGGACGAGCTGGTGGACGAGatcgagaaagagaagatTCGCAAGATGGCGAAGACTCAGAGGCAGTACCGAGTCCTGTTGGACCGCAAGGCTGCGCGAGAcaagcgcgcagccgccgcggctacACCGCTCCCTGAATACTTCAAAAAGCTTGCTGAAGCCGCCGCCCAGCACCACAGGGCTCTtgagcaggcgcggcggcagtccCGCGCGGGCAAGCCGCAGTCCGTTGCTCAGGCCCGCATGCAAaagcgtgcgcgccgcagagagcagaaAAACAAACTCATAACGTGGCGTGATATGCAGTTCAGCCAAGTCGTCCGGACACCGCCCCAGCGGAAGGAGCACATCGcgtcgacgaggagagaaagcaaAGACCTCGAGAAGATGCTCGACGACGATATCGACCTCAGCGAATGGGGCTTCGCCGATGACGACGGAGCGAACCAGTCGTCGTCCGCTGAAAAACCCGTGAAGAGGGATAGCGAGTGA
- a CDS encoding hypothetical protein (encoded by transcript BESB_063630) gives MVYVSVVKRPRYLCGPLQAVGGVWTASLFFSLLCRCAEHELQQQPETPDPGIYSVSASQALRRVKASVTSSSGYTPAQQSDDASSMLEKGSDNERGGLETRALQRSSVDILDASRSARSGARQVGRGVPSRLENNGAKTASPERTINPGQEHNLAADVHRKKLEGNSRLRELVGGYYPWGMTAAAYGAYLNWYRAAYLPWYYATYGAAVAPPVVTSPAVYAAYPAIAAPVATAAAVPVQAAVPVAQQTIVPVARAEAVPVMNRAAAAVAEPVSGFVQRTAVPVLQQTAIPAATATPVTGYATMPVAQVASNEAALTPAAVATPAVSVAPTEALLSLDDRAYPGDVRQTVVGAPVTLLTAPYANGYGNTRAGRGASRTSGGVGGLGVSNFAAFLARPDGTLAAIGGNGV, from the coding sequence ATGGTGTATGTTTCGGTAGTAAAACGCCCACGGTACCTCTGTGGACCATTGCAAGCCGTTGGTGGCGTCTGGACAGCATCTCTCTTCTTTAGTCTCCTGTGTCGTTGTGCGGAGCACGAGCTCCAACAGCAGCCGGAAACTCCCGACCCCGGCATATACAgcgtttctgcgtctcagGCGCTCCGCAGGGTGAAGGCTAGCGTGACATCGTCTTCAGGATACACACCAGCGCAGCAAAGCGATGATGCCTCCTCCATGTTGGAAAAGGGGAGTGACAACGAAAGGGGAGGCTTAGAAACAAGAGCGCTCCAGCGGTCGAGCGTTGATATTCTTGATGCGAGTAGATCTGCCAGATCAGGCGCCCGTCAGGTTGGCAGGGGCGTCCCTTCACGATTGGAGAACAACGGAGCAAAAACGGCTTCTCCCGAGCGAACAATCAACCCTGGACAAGAGCATAACCTCGCCGCGGACGTGCATAGGAAAAAGCTCGAAGGGAACTCCAGGCTGCGCGAGTTGGTGGGGGGTTATTACCCATGGGGAATGACTGCTGCTGCCTATGGAGCATACCTTAACTGGTACAGGGCGGCCTACTTGCCGTGGTATTATGCAACATACGGCGCCGCCGTAGCTCCACCGGTAGTCACTTCCCCGGCGGTGTACGCGGCTTATCCGGCAATAGCAGCACCCGTGGCTACTGCGGCGGCTGTTCCAGTCCAAGCGGCCGTTCCggtcgcgcagcagacaaTCGTTCCAGTCGCTCGAGCGGAGGCGGTCCCGGTCATGAatcgagcagctgctgctgttgctgAGCCTGTCTCTGGGTTCGTCCAGAGGACAGCCGTTCCGGTTCTGCAGCAAACAGCCATTCCGGCCGCTACGGCAACTCCAGTGACAGGGTATGCCACGATGCCTGTGGCGCAGGTCGCTTCTAACGAAGCGGCGCTGACCCCCGCAGCTGTTGCGACGCCTGCGGTGTCGGTCGCCCCAACAGAAGCCTTGCTGAGTCTGGATGATAGAGCATACCCAGGCGACGTTCGGCAAACAGTGGTAGGAGCACCCGTTACACTGCTGACAGCGCCTTACGCGAATGGTTACGGGAACACGAGAgcaggtcgcggcgcctcccggaCGAGCGGGGGTGTCGGAGGTCTAGGCGTGTCGAATTTCGCTGCTTTCTTAGCACGCCCCGATGGAACACTCGCAGCCATTGGCGGGAATGGTGTCTGA